A window of Candidatus Pantoea floridensis contains these coding sequences:
- a CDS encoding HAAAP family serine/threonine permease: MDNSQTGTLGTVETVAKGWRKSDTVWMLGLYGTAIGAGVLFLPINAGAGGLIPLIIMAILAFPMTYYAHRALTRFVLSGKNPGEDITEVVEEHFGVGAGKIITLLYFFAIYPILLMYSVAITNTVDSFIVHQLGLVSPPRVLLSLILIIGMMTVVRFGEQMIVKAMSVLVFPFVAVLMLLAAYLVPHWHGAALETLSLSQSGSGIWMTLWLAIPVMVFSFNHSPIISSFAVAKRNEYGDGAEKKCSRILANAHLLMVFTVMFFVFSCVLSLSPADLQAAKDQNITILSYLANHFNVPMIAWMGPIVAMVAITKSFLGHYLGAREGFNGMVVKSLRSRGKSVTPQRLNRLTTGFMLLTTWLVATLNPSILGMIETLGGPIIAMILFLMPMYAIQKVPAMRQYSGKISNVFVVMIGVLAISSIAYSLVN; encoded by the coding sequence ATGGACAACTCACAAACCGGTACGCTTGGCACCGTTGAAACGGTAGCTAAGGGCTGGCGCAAGAGTGATACCGTGTGGATGCTGGGTCTGTACGGTACGGCGATTGGAGCGGGCGTGCTTTTTTTACCGATTAACGCCGGTGCAGGCGGGCTGATTCCGCTGATTATTATGGCGATTCTTGCCTTTCCGATGACCTATTATGCGCACCGCGCGCTGACGCGCTTTGTGCTTTCCGGTAAAAATCCCGGCGAAGACATCACCGAAGTGGTGGAAGAGCACTTTGGCGTCGGTGCCGGCAAGATCATCACCTTGCTCTACTTCTTTGCTATCTATCCGATCCTGCTGATGTACAGCGTGGCGATCACCAATACCGTCGATAGTTTTATCGTGCATCAGCTGGGCCTGGTTTCGCCGCCGCGTGTGCTTCTGTCGCTGATTTTGATTATCGGCATGATGACGGTGGTGCGCTTTGGCGAGCAGATGATTGTGAAAGCCATGAGCGTGCTGGTGTTTCCGTTTGTGGCCGTGCTAATGCTGCTGGCGGCTTATCTGGTACCACACTGGCATGGCGCGGCGCTGGAAACGTTGTCCCTGAGCCAGAGCGGCAGCGGTATCTGGATGACGCTATGGCTGGCGATTCCGGTGATGGTGTTTTCCTTCAATCACTCGCCGATCATCTCCTCTTTTGCCGTCGCCAAGCGTAATGAGTACGGCGATGGCGCTGAGAAGAAATGTTCACGCATCCTGGCGAATGCCCATCTTTTGATGGTGTTTACGGTGATGTTCTTTGTGTTCAGCTGTGTGCTGAGCCTGTCACCTGCTGATTTACAGGCGGCGAAAGATCAAAACATCACCATTCTCTCCTACCTGGCGAACCACTTTAATGTGCCGATGATTGCGTGGATGGGGCCGATCGTGGCGATGGTCGCCATTACCAAATCGTTCCTCGGCCACTACCTGGGCGCCCGTGAAGGTTTTAACGGCATGGTGGTGAAATCGCTGCGCAGCCGCGGTAAAAGCGTCACGCCGCAGCGCCTGAATCGTCTGACGACCGGCTTTATGCTGCTGACCACCTGGCTGGTGGCGACGTTGAATCCCAGCATCTTGGGGATGATTGAAACCCTGGGCGGGCCGATTATTGCGATGATTCTGTTCCTGATGCCGATGTACGCCATCCAGAAGGTGCCGGCAATGCGTCAGTACAGCGGTAAGATCAGTAACGTATTTGTGGTGATGATTGGCGTGCTGGCGATTTCTTCTATCGCGTATTCATTGGTGAATTAA